The following are from one region of the Actinoplanes sp. L3-i22 genome:
- a CDS encoding ATP-binding protein, which yields MNQRYADTITALGTALIAQVPVLLWGPPGQGKTSVIESLGDDLDFHVETVIASLHEPADFAGLPMLDPVRGTTRMLPPGWARRVVEVGETGRPSVVFYDEISTTPPATQAALLRPILTGWVGDLRLPPGTCSVAAANPPEIAADGWDLAPPLANRFVHLDWILPADVVRDGFTIGWPRVPVPAVAPDLVDRATVSAKLLVGTFLRARPELVTRMPASSEQSGRAFPTPRTWEMGARLYGAAQAAGFGETVILLLLNGSVGTAAAAEFLEFVRHLDLPDPETLLKDPSGYEVPIRRADQVFATAAAVFTAMTNDPTPERWLACGTILAKIADAGMADIAVLYARRWADPATRPPGTLPTADQFQSLRPILAELHG from the coding sequence ATGAACCAGCGTTACGCGGACACCATCACGGCACTTGGCACCGCGCTGATCGCGCAGGTCCCGGTTCTCCTCTGGGGACCACCCGGGCAGGGCAAGACCAGCGTGATCGAGTCGCTCGGCGACGACCTCGACTTCCACGTGGAGACGGTGATCGCGTCGCTGCACGAGCCGGCCGACTTCGCCGGGCTGCCGATGCTCGACCCGGTCCGGGGCACCACCCGGATGCTGCCGCCCGGCTGGGCGCGCCGGGTCGTCGAGGTCGGCGAGACCGGCCGGCCGAGCGTGGTCTTCTACGACGAGATCAGCACCACGCCGCCGGCCACCCAGGCCGCGCTGCTCCGGCCGATCCTCACCGGCTGGGTCGGTGACCTGCGGCTGCCGCCGGGCACGTGCAGCGTCGCCGCCGCCAACCCGCCGGAGATCGCCGCCGACGGGTGGGACCTGGCGCCGCCGCTGGCGAACCGGTTCGTCCACCTGGACTGGATCCTGCCGGCCGACGTGGTCCGCGACGGCTTCACCATCGGATGGCCGCGGGTGCCGGTGCCGGCCGTCGCGCCGGACCTGGTCGACCGGGCGACGGTCTCGGCGAAGCTGCTGGTCGGCACGTTCCTGCGGGCCCGGCCGGAGCTGGTGACCCGGATGCCGGCGTCCTCCGAGCAGTCCGGCCGGGCGTTCCCGACCCCGCGTACCTGGGAGATGGGCGCCCGGCTCTACGGCGCCGCGCAGGCCGCCGGGTTCGGCGAGACGGTGATCCTGCTGCTGCTCAACGGCTCGGTCGGCACGGCCGCCGCCGCCGAGTTCCTGGAGTTCGTCCGGCACCTGGATCTGCCCGACCCGGAGACCCTGCTGAAGGACCCGTCCGGGTACGAGGTGCCGATCCGTCGCGCCGACCAGGTCTTCGCCACCGCGGCCGCGGTCTTCACGGCGATGACGAACGACCCGACCCCGGAACGATGGCTGGCCTGCGGCACCATCCTCGCGAAGATCGCCGACGCGGGCATGGCCGACATCGCGGTCCTCTACGCGCGGCGCTGGGCCGACCCGGCGACGCGGCCGCCGGGCACGCTGCCGACCGCTGATCAGTTCCAGTCGTTGCGGCCGATCCTGGCCGAGCTCCATGGATGA
- a CDS encoding S8 family serine peptidase: MRQPSRWGRRTFTSVLALGLAAGVTTVSGSLPATAAPAPVKQDGAPATETVDPKDSPADTLGAHDAGLLAEAQAEHKPTVTLIIATDQGKSADVAARVKSLGGTVARKFDQVGYVLASVPTGKVISAAKLPGVAAVDLDETVQVPEPDLTADAKATKQAPAPAGPGATTPADNPYLPVGETGSVDFKKKHPTYDGRGVTIGVMDTGVDLAHPALQKTTTGERKIVDWVTATDPLVENDGTWRAMRTPVAGPTFTYAGATWTAPAGNWLINRFSEAITAASEPAGDVNRDGDTTDVWGILYDPVSHDIRVDVNQNNDFTDDAVMRPYKEKYDVGYFGTDNPATAVAERMPFVVEYREDVDLTPAGLPGQVADFVNIGIPEGLHATHVAGISAGNDLFGNKNFDGQAPGAKIVSARACSWGGGCTAAALTTGMVDLVVNRGVDVVNLSIGGLPALNDGSSAQSQLYQSLITKYGVQLFISAGNSGSGVNTIGDPSVATDAVSVAASVSKETWLANYGSVTRKREQLFPFSSRGPREDGGFKPNISAPGSAISATPTWEVVTGLDTVGYTLPVGYAMENGTSMAAPQATGGAALLLSAAKQTKRTVTPAQLRRAIYSTANPIAGEQVYEQGYGNFDVPASWSLLTRIAETRTYTASAPVCTPLAQYLTTPGVGTGIYNRCAAAEGGFKAGQTKTVNVSLTRTSGPNRTLLHTLTFEGDRGAFSAVPLVGLPLNKTVTVPVRVKAGQGVSSALLKVDDPFTPGIDFEVLNTVVTGVEAKSPSYANTFTGAVDRNSTTSFFVTVPANATSLQVDLGGIAAGSQTRWIAINPYGVPVEANSSPFCYTNYSDPATCKPEERSYDNPLPGVWELEVESRRTSPVLSNPFALTAKVQGVTVEPATVTLPSVQVGQATPASWTVTNRFGPITLTPQGGPLGSSFSQRPTIEQGGVQDYTVDVPAGASRLTVTIGNPADPAADLDLFVYDANGVEKGRSADGDSEESVTLLAPAGGTYTVEVQGYSVPAGTTAYDYLDAYYSPALGNLAAPTTPVALGVGASATITGSVTAAAVPPAGRHLSGEIQFVTDEGAVVGRGSVQIGAVTE, translated from the coding sequence GTGAGACAACCATCCCGCTGGGGCCGACGAACCTTCACCTCCGTCCTGGCGCTCGGCCTCGCGGCCGGCGTGACGACGGTGAGCGGTTCGTTGCCGGCCACGGCCGCCCCGGCGCCGGTCAAACAGGACGGCGCGCCCGCCACCGAGACCGTCGACCCCAAGGACTCGCCGGCGGACACGCTCGGCGCCCACGACGCCGGTCTGCTCGCCGAGGCCCAGGCCGAGCACAAGCCGACGGTCACCCTCATCATCGCGACCGACCAGGGTAAGTCGGCGGACGTCGCGGCCCGGGTGAAGTCGCTCGGCGGTACGGTCGCCCGGAAGTTCGACCAGGTCGGCTACGTGCTCGCCTCGGTCCCCACCGGAAAGGTGATCAGCGCCGCCAAGCTGCCCGGCGTCGCCGCGGTCGACCTCGACGAGACCGTCCAGGTGCCGGAGCCGGATCTGACCGCCGACGCCAAGGCGACCAAGCAGGCGCCCGCCCCGGCCGGGCCGGGCGCGACCACGCCGGCCGACAACCCGTACCTGCCGGTCGGCGAGACCGGCTCGGTGGACTTCAAGAAGAAGCATCCGACGTACGACGGTCGCGGCGTGACCATCGGCGTCATGGACACCGGTGTCGACCTGGCCCACCCGGCGCTGCAGAAGACGACGACCGGCGAGCGCAAGATCGTCGACTGGGTGACCGCGACCGACCCGCTGGTGGAGAACGACGGCACCTGGCGCGCGATGCGCACCCCGGTGGCCGGCCCGACCTTCACCTACGCCGGCGCGACCTGGACCGCCCCGGCCGGCAACTGGCTGATCAACCGGTTCTCCGAGGCGATCACCGCGGCCTCCGAGCCGGCCGGTGACGTGAACCGGGACGGCGACACCACCGACGTGTGGGGCATCCTCTACGACCCGGTCAGCCACGACATCCGGGTCGACGTGAACCAGAACAACGACTTCACCGACGACGCCGTGATGCGGCCGTACAAGGAGAAGTACGACGTCGGCTACTTCGGGACGGACAACCCGGCCACCGCGGTCGCCGAGCGCATGCCGTTCGTCGTCGAGTACCGCGAGGACGTCGACCTGACCCCGGCCGGCCTGCCCGGCCAGGTCGCCGACTTCGTCAACATCGGCATCCCGGAGGGCCTGCACGCCACCCACGTGGCCGGCATCTCGGCCGGTAACGACCTGTTCGGCAACAAGAACTTCGACGGCCAGGCGCCGGGCGCGAAGATCGTCTCCGCGCGGGCCTGCTCGTGGGGCGGCGGCTGCACCGCGGCCGCGCTGACCACCGGCATGGTCGACCTGGTGGTCAACCGGGGCGTCGACGTGGTCAACCTGTCGATCGGCGGCCTGCCCGCGCTGAACGACGGCAGCAGCGCCCAGTCGCAGCTCTACCAGTCCCTGATCACGAAGTACGGCGTCCAGCTGTTCATCTCGGCCGGCAACTCCGGCTCGGGTGTGAACACGATCGGCGACCCGTCCGTGGCCACCGACGCGGTAAGCGTCGCGGCGAGCGTCTCCAAGGAGACCTGGCTGGCCAACTACGGCTCGGTGACCCGCAAGCGCGAGCAGCTGTTCCCGTTCTCGTCGCGCGGCCCGCGTGAGGACGGCGGCTTCAAGCCGAACATCTCCGCCCCGGGCTCGGCCATCTCGGCCACTCCGACCTGGGAGGTGGTGACCGGACTGGACACCGTCGGCTACACCCTGCCGGTCGGCTATGCGATGGAGAACGGCACCTCGATGGCCGCTCCGCAGGCCACCGGTGGCGCCGCGCTGCTGCTCTCGGCCGCCAAGCAGACCAAGCGCACGGTGACCCCGGCGCAGCTGCGGCGGGCGATCTACTCGACCGCGAACCCGATCGCCGGCGAGCAGGTCTACGAGCAGGGCTACGGCAACTTCGACGTGCCGGCCTCGTGGAGCCTGCTGACCCGGATCGCCGAGACGCGCACCTACACCGCGTCCGCGCCGGTCTGCACCCCGCTGGCGCAGTACCTGACCACCCCGGGCGTCGGCACCGGCATCTACAACCGGTGCGCGGCTGCCGAGGGCGGCTTCAAGGCCGGCCAGACCAAGACCGTGAATGTGTCGCTGACCCGGACCAGCGGGCCGAACCGGACCCTGCTGCACACCCTGACGTTCGAGGGGGACCGGGGCGCGTTCTCCGCGGTGCCGCTGGTCGGGCTGCCGCTGAACAAGACCGTCACCGTCCCGGTGCGGGTCAAGGCCGGTCAGGGCGTCTCCAGCGCGCTGCTCAAGGTGGACGACCCGTTCACCCCGGGCATCGACTTCGAGGTGCTGAACACCGTGGTCACCGGGGTCGAGGCGAAGTCGCCCTCGTACGCGAACACGTTCACCGGCGCCGTGGACCGCAACTCCACCACGTCGTTCTTCGTGACCGTGCCGGCCAACGCCACCTCGCTGCAGGTGGACCTGGGCGGGATCGCGGCCGGCTCGCAGACCCGGTGGATCGCGATCAACCCGTACGGTGTGCCGGTCGAGGCGAACTCCAGCCCGTTCTGCTACACCAACTACTCCGACCCGGCGACGTGCAAGCCGGAGGAGCGGTCGTACGACAACCCGCTCCCGGGCGTCTGGGAGCTCGAGGTCGAGTCCCGGCGGACCTCGCCGGTGCTCAGCAACCCGTTCGCGCTGACCGCCAAGGTGCAGGGCGTGACGGTGGAGCCGGCCACGGTGACGCTGCCCAGCGTGCAGGTCGGCCAGGCCACCCCGGCCTCGTGGACGGTCACCAACCGGTTCGGCCCGATCACCCTCACCCCGCAGGGCGGCCCGCTCGGCAGCTCGTTCAGCCAGCGGCCGACCATCGAGCAGGGCGGCGTGCAGGACTACACCGTCGACGTGCCGGCCGGGGCTTCCCGCCTGACCGTGACGATCGGCAACCCGGCCGACCCGGCCGCCGACCTGGACCTGTTCGTCTACGACGCGAACGGCGTCGAGAAGGGCCGGTCCGCGGACGGCGACTCGGAGGAGTCGGTCACGCTCCTCGCGCCGGCCGGTGGGACGTACACGGTCGAGGTCCAGGGCTACTCGGTGCCCGCGGGCACCACCGCCTACGACTACCTGGACGCGTACTACAGCCCGGCGCTGGGCAACCTGGCCGCGCCGACCACCCCGGTCGCGCTGGGGGTCGGGGCGAGCGCCACGATCACCGGCTCGGTCACCGCGGCCGCGGTCCCGCCCGCCGGGCGGCACCTCTCCGGTGAGATCCAGTTCGTGACGGACGAGGGCGCGGTCGTCGGCCGCGGCTCGGTCCAGATCGGGGCCGTCACCGAGTAA
- a CDS encoding FAD-dependent oxidoreductase: protein MRLIVIGGDAAGMSAASQARKRRGPDDLEIVAFELGRFVSYSACGIPYWIGGVVDGPDALIARTPAEFHKAGIEVRTRHEVTGIDLAARTVTVRDLEAGRDLREGFDHLVYAAGASPVRPPWARIPERGVFGVQTLEDGSALRAWLDTEKPASAVVIGAGYIGVEMAEALINRGLRVTLVERSAQPMGTVDEDMGALVATSIRELGIDLRTGVTVEGLETANGKIKAVVTDGGTVPAGVVVIGLGVRPNVALAESGGLPLGETGGLRTDLRQRVIGPDGVVEGVWAAGDCTEVHHRVSKRQVHVPLGTHANKQGRVAGIDIGGGHATFPGVIGTAVTKLCDLEVARTGLGSREAEQAGYSFVTATVESTNRAGYFPGAVSMTVKMIAERETGVLLGAQIVGRTEAAKRIDAVAVAVWNRMTVSEMTSLDLGYAPPYAPVWDPILIAARKAEEAL, encoded by the coding sequence GTGCGACTGATCGTGATCGGCGGTGACGCAGCGGGCATGTCGGCTGCGTCCCAGGCCCGGAAACGCCGCGGGCCGGACGACCTCGAGATCGTGGCCTTCGAGCTGGGACGTTTCGTGTCCTACTCGGCGTGCGGGATCCCGTACTGGATCGGCGGGGTGGTGGACGGTCCGGACGCGTTGATCGCCCGCACCCCCGCGGAGTTCCACAAGGCCGGGATCGAGGTGCGCACCCGGCACGAGGTGACCGGAATTGATCTCGCCGCGCGCACCGTCACCGTCCGTGATCTGGAGGCCGGCCGGGACCTCCGGGAGGGGTTCGACCACCTGGTCTACGCGGCCGGTGCGAGCCCGGTCCGGCCGCCCTGGGCGCGGATTCCGGAGCGGGGCGTCTTCGGCGTGCAGACCCTGGAGGACGGGTCCGCGCTGCGCGCCTGGCTGGACACCGAGAAGCCGGCCTCCGCGGTGGTGATCGGCGCCGGCTACATCGGCGTCGAGATGGCCGAGGCCCTGATCAACCGCGGTCTGCGGGTGACCCTGGTGGAGCGGTCGGCGCAGCCGATGGGGACCGTCGACGAGGACATGGGCGCGCTGGTCGCCACGTCGATCCGGGAGCTCGGCATCGACCTGCGCACCGGCGTCACGGTCGAGGGCCTGGAGACCGCGAACGGCAAGATCAAGGCGGTGGTCACCGACGGCGGCACGGTTCCGGCCGGCGTCGTCGTCATCGGCTTGGGGGTACGCCCCAACGTCGCGCTCGCCGAGAGCGGCGGCCTGCCGCTCGGCGAGACCGGCGGACTCCGCACCGACCTGCGGCAACGGGTGATCGGCCCGGACGGCGTGGTCGAGGGGGTCTGGGCGGCCGGCGACTGCACCGAGGTGCACCACCGGGTCAGCAAGCGCCAGGTGCACGTGCCGCTCGGCACGCACGCCAACAAGCAGGGCCGGGTCGCCGGGATCGACATCGGCGGCGGCCACGCCACGTTCCCCGGGGTGATCGGCACCGCGGTGACCAAGCTCTGCGACCTCGAGGTGGCCCGCACCGGGCTCGGCTCCCGGGAGGCCGAGCAGGCCGGGTACTCCTTCGTCACCGCGACGGTGGAGTCCACGAACCGGGCCGGCTACTTCCCCGGCGCGGTGTCGATGACGGTGAAGATGATCGCCGAGCGGGAGACCGGGGTGCTGCTCGGCGCGCAGATCGTCGGGCGGACCGAGGCGGCCAAACGGATCGACGCGGTGGCGGTCGCGGTGTGGAACCGGATGACCGTCAGTGAGATGACCTCGTTGGATCTGGGCTACGCACCGCCGTACGCTCCGGTCTGGGATCCGATTCTGATCGCCGCCAGAAAGGCCGAGGAGGCCCTCTAG
- a CDS encoding glycoside hydrolase family 3 protein encodes MRTPRGLALLAAALLTIPLTSVPAHAAESFPFRDPSLPLQARVDDLVGRLTLAEKLAMLHQYQPAVPRLGLHVFKAGTEALHGVAWSNDYDGGGAKIDATATVFPQAVGLASTWDPELLGRVGTAVGEEARGLHAQDPTVWGLNLWAPVVNLLRDPRWGRNEEGYSEDPLLSGAVATAYGKGLEGPDLDHLRTAPTLKHYAAYNNETKRDQTSSNVPQRVLNEYDRKPFEIPLRADAATGVMASYNLINGRPATVDPDLAGLVRSWSDQRLFNVTDAWAPTNLTGSQAYFGTQAEADAAVVRAGLDSFTVNDTNGEPTTTALRQALDQGLLTEKQVDTAVGDALSIRFRLGEFDPDGGPYAKIPASVVDSPAHRQLAREAAADAMVLLKNQSGALPLRAGGSVAVVGPLADNLYTDWYGGQLPYKVTALDGIAARGPAVTAEGADRIALQDVATGRYVTAADPQAVAATATSADSAAQFDAVDWGDGVSTLRNAANGRYLGYNWGPFVTVESAPTGWFVQQQFKVEDQGDGTVVLHYAGYETQESWFGTNTYVTVGADGKLGLGSSTAAGAARFRREVLTDGVAAAAAAAKGKQTAVVVVGTNPFVAGREAHDRTGLSLGARQEALIEAVRAANPHTVVVLQSSYPQDITWAQAHVPGIVWTTHAGAETGNALADVLFGDVDPGGKLTQTWPRSVADLPADLNQYDIIKTGQTYQYDVTSPLYPFGHGLSYTSFRYGNVRIDRGRVAVTVTNTGKRAGSQVVQLYTHQRTSRDVTAVKQLRGFQKIALKPGQSRTVTFGLTPRDLAHWDVTRQKWVTETSVYDVLLGSSSADIRQRASLSVRGETIPARDLSVATRAETFDDYAGATLLDETKASGTVVSGGWVAYKDAALRGGRTLTVRASGAGTVQVRLGSPTGRLLGTATVSDTGSAYAYTTVTAPLTAATGRQDVYLVLGNGLRLATFAIR; translated from the coding sequence ATGCGCACACCCCGCGGCCTGGCCCTGCTGGCCGCCGCCCTGCTCACCATTCCGCTGACGTCCGTCCCGGCGCACGCCGCCGAGTCCTTTCCGTTCCGCGACCCGAGCCTGCCGCTGCAGGCCCGGGTCGACGACCTGGTCGGCCGGCTGACGCTCGCCGAGAAGCTCGCGATGCTGCACCAGTACCAGCCGGCCGTCCCGCGCCTGGGCCTGCACGTCTTCAAGGCCGGCACCGAGGCGCTGCACGGCGTGGCCTGGTCCAACGACTACGACGGCGGTGGCGCCAAGATCGACGCGACCGCGACCGTCTTCCCGCAGGCCGTCGGCCTGGCCAGCACCTGGGACCCGGAGCTGCTGGGCCGGGTCGGCACCGCGGTCGGCGAGGAGGCCCGGGGGCTGCACGCCCAGGACCCGACGGTGTGGGGGCTGAACCTGTGGGCGCCGGTGGTCAACCTGCTGCGCGACCCACGGTGGGGGCGCAACGAGGAGGGCTACTCCGAGGATCCGCTGCTCAGCGGGGCGGTGGCCACGGCGTACGGGAAAGGGCTGGAAGGTCCTGATCTTGATCATTTGCGGACCGCGCCGACCCTGAAGCACTACGCGGCCTACAACAACGAGACCAAACGGGACCAGACCTCGTCGAACGTCCCGCAGCGGGTGCTCAACGAGTACGACCGCAAGCCGTTCGAGATCCCGTTGCGGGCCGACGCGGCGACCGGCGTGATGGCCTCCTACAACCTGATCAACGGGCGGCCGGCGACCGTCGACCCGGACCTCGCCGGACTCGTCCGGAGCTGGAGTGACCAGCGGCTCTTCAACGTCACGGACGCCTGGGCGCCGACCAACCTGACCGGGTCGCAGGCCTATTTCGGGACGCAGGCCGAGGCGGACGCGGCCGTGGTGCGGGCCGGGCTGGACAGCTTCACGGTCAACGACACCAACGGCGAACCGACCACGACCGCCCTGCGACAGGCGCTGGACCAGGGGCTGCTCACCGAGAAGCAGGTGGACACCGCGGTCGGCGACGCGCTGAGCATCCGGTTCCGGCTCGGCGAGTTCGATCCGGACGGCGGCCCGTACGCGAAGATCCCCGCCTCCGTGGTGGACAGCCCGGCCCACCGGCAGCTCGCCCGGGAGGCGGCGGCCGACGCGATGGTGCTGCTCAAGAACCAGTCCGGCGCGCTGCCGCTCCGGGCCGGCGGTTCGGTCGCGGTGGTCGGCCCGCTCGCCGACAACCTTTACACCGATTGGTACGGCGGTCAGTTGCCCTACAAGGTGACCGCGCTGGACGGGATCGCCGCCCGGGGCCCCGCGGTCACCGCCGAGGGCGCCGACCGGATCGCGCTGCAGGACGTCGCCACCGGCCGCTACGTGACCGCCGCCGACCCGCAGGCGGTCGCCGCGACGGCCACCTCCGCGGACAGCGCCGCGCAGTTCGACGCGGTGGACTGGGGCGACGGCGTTTCCACGCTGCGCAACGCGGCCAACGGCAGGTACCTCGGCTACAACTGGGGCCCGTTCGTCACCGTCGAGTCCGCGCCGACCGGCTGGTTCGTCCAGCAGCAGTTCAAGGTGGAGGATCAGGGCGACGGCACGGTCGTGCTGCACTACGCCGGCTACGAGACGCAGGAGTCCTGGTTCGGCACGAACACGTACGTGACCGTGGGCGCCGACGGCAAGCTCGGTCTCGGCTCGTCCACCGCGGCCGGCGCCGCGCGGTTCCGCCGCGAGGTGCTCACCGACGGGGTCGCCGCGGCGGCCGCGGCCGCCAAGGGCAAGCAGACCGCGGTCGTGGTGGTCGGGACGAACCCGTTCGTGGCCGGGCGGGAGGCGCACGACCGGACCGGGCTGAGCCTCGGCGCGCGGCAGGAGGCGCTGATCGAGGCGGTCCGGGCGGCCAACCCGCACACCGTGGTGGTGCTGCAGAGCAGCTATCCGCAGGACATCACGTGGGCGCAGGCGCACGTGCCGGGCATCGTGTGGACCACGCACGCCGGCGCGGAGACCGGGAACGCGCTGGCCGACGTGCTCTTCGGCGACGTCGACCCGGGCGGCAAACTGACCCAGACGTGGCCTCGGTCGGTCGCGGATCTGCCGGCTGACCTGAACCAGTACGACATCATCAAAACCGGACAGACCTATCAGTACGACGTGACGTCGCCGCTCTACCCGTTCGGCCACGGGCTGTCGTACACCTCGTTCAGATACGGAAATGTCCGAATCGACAGGGGTCGCGTCGCGGTGACCGTCACCAACACCGGCAAGCGGGCCGGCAGCCAGGTGGTCCAGCTCTACACCCACCAGCGGACCTCCCGCGACGTGACGGCGGTCAAGCAGCTGCGCGGCTTCCAGAAGATCGCGCTGAAGCCCGGGCAGTCCCGGACGGTCACGTTCGGTCTCACGCCCCGGGACCTCGCGCACTGGGACGTCACCCGGCAGAAGTGGGTGACCGAGACCTCGGTCTACGACGTCCTGCTCGGCTCGTCGTCGGCCGACATCCGGCAGCGGGCGTCACTGTCGGTGCGCGGAGAAACGATTCCGGCGCGTGACCTCTCGGTGGCCACCCGGGCCGAGACGTTCGACGACTACGCCGGCGCGACGCTGCTGGACGAGACGAAAGCGAGCGGCACGGTCGTCTCCGGCGGCTGGGTCGCCTACAAAGACGCTGCTCTGCGGGGTGGCAGGACCTTGACGGTACGGGCGTCCGGCGCCGGAACCGTGCAGGTCCGGCTCGGCTCGCCGACCGGACGGCTGCTCGGCACGGCCACGGTGAGTGACACCGGCTCGGCCTATGCGTACACCACGGTGACCGCGCCGCTGACCGCCGCGACCGGGCGCCAGGACGTCTACCTGGTGCTCGGGAACGGCCTGCGGCTGGCGACGTTCGCCATCCGATGA
- a CDS encoding LacI family DNA-binding transcriptional regulator yields MPTINDVARAAGVSPSTVSYVLSGRRPISAETRARVQAAIAELGFHPHAGARALASSKTNVLALVAPLRVDVNVPVIMQFATAVVTAARTFNHDVLLLTKDEGTAGLERVAHSTMVDALILMDIERDDVRLPAIRTLKQPSVLIGLPADHAGIACVDLDFEAAAALALKHLADHGHRRIGLVGPSPAVYRRQTTYADRFLAGFLHASTDLDLRTVTHPCEPGADGARAAMADLDTELPGLTALVVHNEEALRPLLDLLHAAGRRVPEDVSVVAVCPRDVAIAMPVNLTSIDIPAHDVGTIAVETAMRLLDNRPVDFTRLLEPSLVERASCREISPSHR; encoded by the coding sequence GTGCCGACGATCAACGACGTCGCCCGGGCGGCCGGAGTGTCGCCCAGTACGGTGTCGTACGTGTTGAGCGGCCGGCGCCCGATCTCCGCCGAGACCCGGGCCCGGGTGCAGGCCGCGATCGCCGAGCTGGGCTTCCATCCGCACGCCGGGGCACGGGCCCTGGCCAGCAGCAAGACGAACGTGCTGGCCCTGGTGGCGCCGCTGCGCGTGGACGTGAACGTGCCGGTCATTATGCAGTTCGCGACCGCGGTCGTGACGGCGGCGCGGACGTTCAACCACGACGTGCTGCTGCTGACCAAGGACGAGGGCACCGCCGGGCTGGAACGAGTGGCGCACAGCACCATGGTCGACGCGCTGATCCTGATGGACATCGAGCGGGACGATGTGCGGCTGCCGGCGATCCGTACGCTCAAGCAGCCTTCGGTCTTGATCGGTCTTCCGGCCGACCACGCCGGGATCGCCTGCGTCGACCTGGACTTCGAGGCCGCCGCCGCACTCGCGCTCAAGCACCTGGCGGATCATGGGCACCGGCGGATCGGGCTGGTCGGCCCGTCGCCCGCGGTCTACCGGCGGCAGACGACGTACGCGGACCGGTTCCTGGCGGGTTTCCTGCACGCCTCGACCGACCTGGACCTGCGGACCGTGACCCACCCCTGCGAGCCGGGGGCGGACGGGGCCCGGGCCGCGATGGCCGATCTCGACACCGAACTGCCCGGGCTGACCGCCCTGGTGGTGCACAATGAGGAAGCGTTGCGGCCGCTGCTGGACCTGCTGCACGCCGCGGGCCGGCGCGTCCCGGAAGACGTCTCCGTCGTCGCCGTCTGCCCGCGGGACGTGGCGATCGCGATGCCGGTCAACCTGACGTCGATCGACATCCCGGCGCACGACGTCGGGACGATCGCGGTGGAGACCGCGATGCGGTTGCTGGACAACCGTCCGGTCGACTTCACCCGGCTGTTGGAGCCGAGTCTGGTCGAACGGGCCAGCTGCCGCGAAATCTCGCCGTCACACCGTTGA
- a CDS encoding ABC transporter substrate-binding protein, with amino-acid sequence MTLSRRGLITGALGLTAAAALAACGNDDDSSSTSTEGADAKTLTLWHYEGPTSAMGIAWAKAIEIFKTKHPGVEVKFEEKSFEQIQQNAQMILNSDSAPDILEYNKGNATAGLLSKQGLLTDLSSEATKRGWDKKLSSSLQTTAKYDDDGIMGSGKFFGVPNYGEYVMVYYNKAMFDKYKLAVPTTLDEFTAVMDTFVQNKVTPLAVGGAEYPAQQIFYELALSKADRAFVDDYQLYKNKVDFNGPVISYGSTTFAQWVQKGYIAKNSAGIKAEDMGVSWEQGKFPILISGSWWYGRFAKEVKNFEWGTFLFPGNTLHPGSSGNLWVVPEKSKAKALAYDFIDITMSAEVQNLLGNNGGVPVAADASAITDPKNKELIENFNKLVSGDGLAFYPDWPAPGYYDVMVAATQGLINGSKTPQAFQDEIAKPYNENLADLGK; translated from the coding sequence ATGACCCTTTCACGACGTGGCCTGATCACCGGCGCGCTCGGCCTGACCGCCGCGGCCGCCCTCGCCGCCTGCGGCAACGACGACGACTCGTCCTCGACCTCGACCGAGGGCGCCGACGCCAAGACCCTCACCCTCTGGCACTACGAGGGCCCGACCAGCGCGATGGGCATCGCCTGGGCCAAGGCGATCGAGATCTTCAAGACGAAGCACCCGGGCGTCGAGGTGAAGTTCGAGGAGAAGAGCTTCGAACAGATCCAGCAGAACGCCCAGATGATCCTGAACTCGGACAGCGCGCCGGACATCCTCGAGTACAACAAGGGCAACGCGACCGCCGGTCTGCTCTCCAAGCAGGGCCTGCTCACCGACCTGTCGAGCGAGGCGACCAAGCGGGGCTGGGACAAGAAGCTCAGCTCCAGCCTGCAGACCACCGCGAAGTACGACGACGACGGCATCATGGGCAGCGGCAAGTTCTTCGGCGTGCCCAACTACGGCGAATACGTCATGGTTTATTACAACAAGGCGATGTTCGACAAGTACAAGCTCGCCGTGCCGACCACGCTCGACGAGTTCACCGCGGTGATGGACACGTTCGTCCAGAACAAGGTCACCCCGCTGGCCGTCGGCGGCGCCGAGTACCCGGCCCAGCAGATCTTCTACGAGCTGGCGCTCTCCAAGGCCGACCGGGCCTTCGTCGACGACTACCAGCTGTACAAGAACAAGGTCGACTTCAACGGCCCGGTGATCAGCTACGGCTCGACGACGTTCGCCCAGTGGGTGCAGAAGGGCTACATCGCCAAGAACTCGGCCGGCATCAAGGCCGAGGACATGGGCGTCTCCTGGGAGCAGGGCAAGTTCCCGATCCTGATCTCCGGCTCCTGGTGGTACGGCCGGTTCGCCAAGGAGGTCAAGAACTTCGAGTGGGGCACGTTCCTGTTCCCCGGCAACACCCTGCACCCGGGCTCCAGCGGCAACCTCTGGGTGGTCCCGGAGAAGAGCAAGGCCAAGGCGCTGGCGTACGACTTCATCGACATCACCATGTCGGCGGAGGTGCAGAACCTGCTCGGCAACAACGGCGGCGTCCCGGTGGCGGCCGACGCCAGCGCGATCACCGACCCGAAGAACAAGGAACTGATCGAGAACTTCAACAAGCTGGTCTCCGGTGACGGCCTGGCCTTCTACCCGGACTGGCCGGCCCCGGGCTACTACGACGTGATGGTCGCCGCCACGCAGGGCCTGATCAACGGCTCCAAGACGCCGCAGGCCTTCCAGGACGAGATCGCCAAGCCGTACAACGAGAACCTCGCCGACCTGGGTAAGTGA